One stretch of Cygnus olor isolate bCygOlo1 chromosome 1, bCygOlo1.pri.v2, whole genome shotgun sequence DNA includes these proteins:
- the KITLG gene encoding kit ligand isoform X4, protein MKKAQVGNLPNDYMITLKYVPKMDSLPNHCWLHLMVPEFSRSLHSLLQKFSDISDMSDVLSNYSIINNLTRIINDLMACLAFDKNKDFIKENGHLYEERRFFPEQFFEVFNSTIEVYKEFADTLDKNDCILPSTVETPENLDSRVAVTKTILFPPVAASSLRNDSIGSNTSSNKEALGFISSSSLQGISIALTSLLSLLTGFILGAVYWKKTHPKSRPESDETTECHGCQEENEIRMLQQKEKEHLQV, encoded by the exons GTTGGAAATCTGCCAAATGATTATATGATAACCCTTAAATATGTCCCGAAGATGGATAGCTTG CCTAATCATTGTTGGTTGCATTTGATGGTGCCTGAATTTTCAAGGAGTCTACATAGTCTTCTCCAGAAATTTTCTGATATTTCCGATATGTCTGATGTTTTAAGCAACTATTCAATCATCAATAATCTCACAAGGATAATTAATGATCTTATGGCATGTCTAGCTTTTGATAAAAATAAG gattttataaaagaaaatggtcaCCTTTATGAAGAACGTCGCTTCTTTCCTGAGCAGTTTTTTGAGGTCTTTAATAGTACCATTGAGGTCTACAAAGAGTTTGCAGACACATTGGATAAGAATGACTGCATTCTGCCTTCAACAGTAGAAACACCAGAGAACTTAG ATTCCAGAGTCGCTGtcacaaaaacaattttgtttccTCCTGTTGCTGCCAGCTCCCTTAGGAATGACAGCATTGGCAGTAACACTAGCAGTAACA AAGAGGCACTTGGCTTCATTAGCAGCTCCAGCCTTCAAGGGATCAGTATAGCATTGACATCATTACTGTCTCTTCTTACTGGCTTTATTTTGGGAGCCGTATATTGGaag aaaacaCATCCCAAATCCAGACCAGAAAGTGATGAAACTACAGAGTGTCATGGCTGTCAAGAGGAAAATGAGATAAG gatgttgcagcaaaaagaaaaagaacatctaCAAGTGTAG
- the KITLG gene encoding kit ligand isoform X2: protein MDQCKTWIITCFCLQLLLLNPLVKAQSSCGNPVTDDVNDIAKLVGNLPNDYMITLKYVPKMDSLPNHCWLHLMVPEFSRSLHSLLQKFSDISDMSDVLSNYSIINNLTRIINDLMACLAFDKNKDFIKENGHLYEERRFFPEQFFEVFNSTIEVYKEFADTLDKNDCILPSTVETPENLDSRVAVTKTILFPPVAASSLRNDSIGSNTSSNKEALGFISSSSLQGISIALTSLLSLLTGFILGAVYWKKTHPKSRPESDETTECHGCQEENEIRMLQQKEKEHLQV from the exons aCTTGGATTATCACTTGCTTTTGTCTTCAACTACTCCTACTTAATCCTCTTGTCAAAGCCCAGAGTTCCTGCGGGAATCCAGTGACAGATGATGTAAATGACATTGCGAAATTG GTTGGAAATCTGCCAAATGATTATATGATAACCCTTAAATATGTCCCGAAGATGGATAGCTTG CCTAATCATTGTTGGTTGCATTTGATGGTGCCTGAATTTTCAAGGAGTCTACATAGTCTTCTCCAGAAATTTTCTGATATTTCCGATATGTCTGATGTTTTAAGCAACTATTCAATCATCAATAATCTCACAAGGATAATTAATGATCTTATGGCATGTCTAGCTTTTGATAAAAATAAG gattttataaaagaaaatggtcaCCTTTATGAAGAACGTCGCTTCTTTCCTGAGCAGTTTTTTGAGGTCTTTAATAGTACCATTGAGGTCTACAAAGAGTTTGCAGACACATTGGATAAGAATGACTGCATTCTGCCTTCAACAGTAGAAACACCAGAGAACTTAG ATTCCAGAGTCGCTGtcacaaaaacaattttgtttccTCCTGTTGCTGCCAGCTCCCTTAGGAATGACAGCATTGGCAGTAACACTAGCAGTAACA AAGAGGCACTTGGCTTCATTAGCAGCTCCAGCCTTCAAGGGATCAGTATAGCATTGACATCATTACTGTCTCTTCTTACTGGCTTTATTTTGGGAGCCGTATATTGGaag aaaacaCATCCCAAATCCAGACCAGAAAGTGATGAAACTACAGAGTGTCATGGCTGTCAAGAGGAAAATGAGATAAG gatgttgcagcaaaaagaaaaagaacatctaCAAGTGTAG
- the KITLG gene encoding kit ligand isoform X3, which yields MKKAQTWIITCFCLQLLLLNPLVKAQSSCGNPVTDDVNDIAKLVGNLPNDYMITLKYVPKMDSLPNHCWLHLMVPEFSRSLHSLLQKFSDISDMSDVLSNYSIINNLTRIINDLMACLAFDKNKDFIKENGHLYEERRFFPEQFFEVFNSTIEVYKEFADTLDKNDCILPSTVETPEKDSRVAVTKTILFPPVAASSLRNDSIGSNTSSNKEALGFISSSSLQGISIALTSLLSLLTGFILGAVYWKKTHPKSRPESDETTECHGCQEENEIRMLQQKEKEHLQV from the exons aCTTGGATTATCACTTGCTTTTGTCTTCAACTACTCCTACTTAATCCTCTTGTCAAAGCCCAGAGTTCCTGCGGGAATCCAGTGACAGATGATGTAAATGACATTGCGAAATTG GTTGGAAATCTGCCAAATGATTATATGATAACCCTTAAATATGTCCCGAAGATGGATAGCTTG CCTAATCATTGTTGGTTGCATTTGATGGTGCCTGAATTTTCAAGGAGTCTACATAGTCTTCTCCAGAAATTTTCTGATATTTCCGATATGTCTGATGTTTTAAGCAACTATTCAATCATCAATAATCTCACAAGGATAATTAATGATCTTATGGCATGTCTAGCTTTTGATAAAAATAAG gattttataaaagaaaatggtcaCCTTTATGAAGAACGTCGCTTCTTTCCTGAGCAGTTTTTTGAGGTCTTTAATAGTACCATTGAGGTCTACAAAGAGTTTGCAGACACATTGGATAAGAATGACTGCATTCTGCCTTCAACAGTAGAAACACCAGAGAA AGATTCCAGAGTCGCTGtcacaaaaacaattttgtttccTCCTGTTGCTGCCAGCTCCCTTAGGAATGACAGCATTGGCAGTAACACTAGCAGTAACA AAGAGGCACTTGGCTTCATTAGCAGCTCCAGCCTTCAAGGGATCAGTATAGCATTGACATCATTACTGTCTCTTCTTACTGGCTTTATTTTGGGAGCCGTATATTGGaag aaaacaCATCCCAAATCCAGACCAGAAAGTGATGAAACTACAGAGTGTCATGGCTGTCAAGAGGAAAATGAGATAAG gatgttgcagcaaaaagaaaaagaacatctaCAAGTGTAG
- the KITLG gene encoding kit ligand isoform X1 — protein MKKAQTWIITCFCLQLLLLNPLVKAQSSCGNPVTDDVNDIAKLVGNLPNDYMITLKYVPKMDSLPNHCWLHLMVPEFSRSLHSLLQKFSDISDMSDVLSNYSIINNLTRIINDLMACLAFDKNKDFIKENGHLYEERRFFPEQFFEVFNSTIEVYKEFADTLDKNDCILPSTVETPENLDSRVAVTKTILFPPVAASSLRNDSIGSNTSSNKEALGFISSSSLQGISIALTSLLSLLTGFILGAVYWKKTHPKSRPESDETTECHGCQEENEIRMLQQKEKEHLQV, from the exons aCTTGGATTATCACTTGCTTTTGTCTTCAACTACTCCTACTTAATCCTCTTGTCAAAGCCCAGAGTTCCTGCGGGAATCCAGTGACAGATGATGTAAATGACATTGCGAAATTG GTTGGAAATCTGCCAAATGATTATATGATAACCCTTAAATATGTCCCGAAGATGGATAGCTTG CCTAATCATTGTTGGTTGCATTTGATGGTGCCTGAATTTTCAAGGAGTCTACATAGTCTTCTCCAGAAATTTTCTGATATTTCCGATATGTCTGATGTTTTAAGCAACTATTCAATCATCAATAATCTCACAAGGATAATTAATGATCTTATGGCATGTCTAGCTTTTGATAAAAATAAG gattttataaaagaaaatggtcaCCTTTATGAAGAACGTCGCTTCTTTCCTGAGCAGTTTTTTGAGGTCTTTAATAGTACCATTGAGGTCTACAAAGAGTTTGCAGACACATTGGATAAGAATGACTGCATTCTGCCTTCAACAGTAGAAACACCAGAGAACTTAG ATTCCAGAGTCGCTGtcacaaaaacaattttgtttccTCCTGTTGCTGCCAGCTCCCTTAGGAATGACAGCATTGGCAGTAACACTAGCAGTAACA AAGAGGCACTTGGCTTCATTAGCAGCTCCAGCCTTCAAGGGATCAGTATAGCATTGACATCATTACTGTCTCTTCTTACTGGCTTTATTTTGGGAGCCGTATATTGGaag aaaacaCATCCCAAATCCAGACCAGAAAGTGATGAAACTACAGAGTGTCATGGCTGTCAAGAGGAAAATGAGATAAG gatgttgcagcaaaaagaaaaagaacatctaCAAGTGTAG